AGCACTGAGTTCATTGACAATGGTGTATCCTGCAATTTACTCTTTCGCATCGGAGGCGCGGACATTCTTGCATGTCTTACCAATGACGACTCCAAGCTCAACCTCCCAGTCTAGCTTCTTTGTCACACCGGGAAAGGGTATCTCCTCATCAGGACCGATAACGCTCGACGGAAACTTGGCAAAGACAACCGGGTGAGCAGGAATCTCGCGTTTTGTCTCCTCTGCATGGTCTCTGTAGTTGAGACCCAGACCAATAATCTTTCCCGGCCGGTAGATTGGTGCTTCGAGTCGGATGTCTTTGGGCCGGAGTGTCATCGGGCGTTCCTCCAGTGGAGTCGTGGCATACCGGTCAAGTATCTGTTGCACCACCTGTATGCCTGCATCCCAGCGGAGAAGGTCGACTATTGTGTCAGGGAACTTCTTGCCCTTCACATGGTAGGTTCGTCCGAATCGTGAGGCGGCATCTGGAATATCCAGAACACCGTTCTCAAGCTCAATCCCGCATGAAGGGACTCCTAACCTGGAATATGTGACGAGCCTCATATCGCATTAATAGAACCTACCATCTCATTTATTCGTGTTGGTG
This portion of the Candidatus Thorarchaeota archaeon genome encodes:
- a CDS encoding fumarylacetoacetate hydrolase family protein, translating into MRLVTYSRLGVPSCGIELENGVLDIPDAASRFGRTYHVKGKKFPDTIVDLLRWDAGIQVVQQILDRYATTPLEERPMTLRPKDIRLEAPIYRPGKIIGLGLNYRDHAEETKREIPAHPVVFAKFPSSVIGPDEEIPFPGVTKKLDWEVELGVVIGKTCKNVRASDAKE